The Candidatus Obscuribacter sp. genomic interval TTTGACCGGCACAGTAATCTTTTTGCCTACCACTGGCGAGATTGCCCAATTTAGAGAGAAGTTGTCCTGCGGTAAGGTCAAACTTTTGCAGTTTGAGTATCTCAGTTGCGAGCATGTGCGTTCATTGAGGCAACTATTGGCCGGAGCCCGTGACAAAAAAGCAGTTATTGACCAGGGTGCCAGTCTTGAGCAACAGTGCGAAACCATCGCCCAGGAAGAAGTCACAGCTAACTTAATCGAAAGCACTGCTCAGACAGTTGCAGTGGCACCGGCGGCGGGCACCTATGTTGCTTTTGCCGCCAATTGCGACAAAAAGCCTACACCACTGGCCGCCAGTTTTGCGGCTACTCAGACTGGTCGCTTGTTGATACCAGGTCAGATGGTGGTATCAGATCGACTGGAAGAACAAAGCCGGGTGGTGGAGCTGCATAACCCTCAACATTCTGACAGTGAGCACTGTCAGGTGCAACTGCAAGTGTGGCACAGCGGACAGTGGCTGGTGGTGATGGAATACGTCAGTAGCGACGATCCAGTTTTGAATGTGCACAGTTTGAGCGGTACAAAAAGAGAAATCAAAATGCTTTTGCCAGCCAATGCTGTAAAAAGCATGGCATTGCACGATCTGACAAAAAACCGGCTGGAATATGCCAGAAGGTTTTTGCTCGGTCGAAAAATACTGGTTTAGCTTTGTCCGATAATCCCGATTTGCGCTAACTTTTGACGCGCTGGGCTGGCAGAACCTGCCATATTGCTGTTGTTGTGATTTGCTGGGCCTCGTTGAGCTAGCGCGGGCGCCAGGTGGATTTTGAGATTAGAGGATCTTAGTGGTCTTACCGCTTGGCTTCTGGGCCTCCAAAAAGCTACAACAGTGGTGTATTTAAATTTCAAACCAAGCCAAGAAAAAATTCGAAAGGCATCTCAACCGGTATCCCCAGCCTCTATTATTTTTCGCATCAGGGAAGTAGCATTTTGCTTTCCCGGAATCTAACACTGTGTACCTGGCGCCGTCTCTGGCACAGTTATTCCAGGTTCATTTAACGGCCCAATCTGGCCCTCAACTCTGGAAGGAATCCACCATGTCCTTAGCTAAGTTTATTTCTCTGTCACTGCTTGCCGTTCTACTCGTTGGCTGCAAACCTGATCAACCCGCCCATGGCGCCAGTGGCAACAACAACATCAACAGTACCCAGGCCAGCACACTCAAAAATTACGACGCGGTCGCTAAGCTGGAGGAGTTGACGGACGCCAACAGCGCCGCCCTTTTGCTTCAGCCTGATGCCCGCTCCGTCGTCATCGTCTATTCGAGCAACGAGCGCAGCGCCAGTCAGACAGAGCAGCTCGAACAGTTTGCCCGCGAATCGCACAAGTTTACCGGCGCGGTCAAGTTTTACCGCCTCGACCAGGCTTCCTATCCCACTGCCTGGACCAACATCTCCGGCGGCCGCACCTGGACACAGGGACCCTGCTTCCTTCTGGTCAGCAATTCGCCCAAGATGATCGGCACTGTGGTCGAGAGCAAAAATGGTGTGGATGTGCCCATGCACGCACTCACCGCTGACCGTATCACCGCCGAAATCGCGCGATTCTTCAAAGTGCGTCTGCCTGTTACCCATGTGGACGTGAACAACGTCGACCAAGTCGTAGCGGCGCCGGCTCTGCCGACCTTCATCATGGCTTATCGCAGCAAGGGCCCAACCAATGACACCGCCCAGTTTCAGCGGTTTGTCTATGAGTCGCAGCTCTATGCCGGCCGGGTCAACTTTGTCATGGTCGACCTCGACCAGCCCGACCTCTCCAGCAAGCTAGGCATTAAGCTGCCCTACCAGGACGACACCTACTTTGTCGTCTACAATCCTACGGCGCGTGATGGCTCGATGGTCTTTGACCCGGCTCTCAGCACCAAGGGCATGGAGTCCGCTATCCGCACTTACTTTGGTCCCGGTCACGAGCCTGCCACTGTAGTCAACTGAGCGGAGCGTACTTGAGCTGATGCCAACGTCACAGACTGCAGGAACCCGTCCCAGGCTGTTGCACAACCCCTGTCAGTAGCGAGGAGAGGCAATTAAAAAACCTCTCTTCGCTGCTTTCATTTTTCTTTCATATTGCTTTTGTTTTGCGGCATCACCGGTGGCAATTTTTTTGGCTTGCAATACGATATGCAGTAGTAGGAATAACGCTAAAAATAAGAGAGCAAAAAATGAACACGAGAATTGCAGAATCTGAAAAATGCAGGAGGGGTGATTGTTCAGGCGGACCTGTCACCCCTCCCTGCGACCGTAAGTAAAAGCAAGTTGTGTACTCTCAATCTGTCAAATGCTGCTCGATTGCCTTTCAAACTCTGCCCGGTCTTGCTCAGTGAGCAGACGAAGAGCCGGGTCATCGAGAAAGCGAACAGGCATTATTGGGTCGAGAACGCCGGTGCCGAGGCCAAAGAGCCCGGTGCCGTAGTCTTTGGTCTTGATGCCGAGACGATGGTAAAGCTCCAGGCAGGCACCGACACAGGTCCAGCGGTTGAGCGCCAGCCGTCCGGTAAAGAGCCCAAACCAATCGTAGCCCGTCACCGGGATTTTGGCGTCAATCCATTGGGTCAGCCAGGCAGGCAGATGCAATCGGCTATAGATAGCCTGGCGATGGGCGGTTGCCTCGCCGATGTAGAGCTTGTTTTGCTCCAGCATGATTTGCACCAGTCCTGGTATCAGTGCCGCTTGTCTGGCATTGATAGGCTTGACCAGCCTTAGCGCGACAAAGTGTCCACGCTCCAGCTTTTGATCCGCCACTTCTTTGAGCGGCTGAATCACAGCACCGCGCTCCATGAAAGAGCTGAAGGTGAAGAGTTCGGGACCGCCCAAATCGACGACGACTTCGCCATGACCGACGCTTTCGCGCAGTCTTGTGGCGATGCGTCCGCTGGTCAAAATCAAGTCACCCTGCTGCAAGGCGGCCACGGGTGGATTGACCCAGGTGCCTTTAGGCAGAGGTCCGTGACCTTGCTGCTTAAACTTGCGAGCGTTGCGCTTGTAAGCGAAATAAATCGCCAACCAGCCCAGAAGCTCAAGGGAAGCCGCAAGGGGTAACGGTGAAGTGAGGTGACCAAGCAGACCGGAAAGCGATGAAAAATGGCTGATTGTGCCACTCGGGTCCCAGGGCGTGAAGACGACCAGGGCGGAGAGGAACATACCAAAAGTCATCGGAATCTGCACTTTGAGCCGGGAGAGCCGGTCGAAGTAAGTGCGGAAGAGTCCGCCAACTCCATTGGCTGTGAGTAGCAACCAGCCCAGGGAGAGGATTACACAGGAGAGGTTGAAGCCGAAGTCCAGCTGGCCTTTGAACCACTTCCAGGACAGGTAGCCCAGAAAGAGATAGGCCAGTGAACCGGCAGCCTTTTGCAGTCGATTTATCATAGGTGCCTCACATGCGCCAGTAAGTACGAGAGCTGGTTAGCTCCCGTACTCAACTGAGCGACTTCAGGTGCATGTTTAGACCACCATCGTGGGGACTCGTCCGGCGGCGATTGCCTCCTTCAGACCCTTGAGGGCAGTGGCCTTGGCCTCGGCACGCATGGCCAGGCACTTGTCGTAGTCGACGCCGAAGTTGAGGCCGGCGACGTCAGTCAGTCCGATTTCCAGCACGATGTGCTTGTGCGGGTCCACATGTCGGCGATGGCCGGCAATGGGAGCATACTGCTCACGCAGATGGAAGTAGACGTCGAAGGGCGACTTGAATTCCTTCGGCATCTCGGTGACCGTGCGGAAGGTGCTCACGATGGCACCGTTTGCGCAGAAGTCGATGGGGTTGTAGTGGTAGACAGCACCATCGACGAGAAGGCGCGGAGCCATGCCGTCCTGATGCCAGACAGGGCGCAGCACAGTGGGCAGCGCGCAAGAAGCGGTGAGCGCCTTGGCGAGGCTGAGAGTGCCGTAGTCGGAGCCCTCGAAGACCACCGGCTCATGCCGCAGAATGTCGCAAGCGACAATCTTGAGCTGGTCGTTGGCCTTGAGCTTGAGACGATCGACCATCTCCTGCATGGAGACCGAGAGGTCAATCGGGCCGCCGACCATCAGGCTGAAGGGGTCAGCGGGCGTGAGGCACTTGAAGATGAGGTTGGGATTGTTGCGTTCCGTGAGACCGTGCACCAGTTCGGCGAAGATCTCGTCGGGGGTGTAGCCATTGGCGTAGAGAACGGCCACGAGCGAACCCACCGAAACACCGGTGACAGACTGGATGGGGATGTTCAGCTCATGAATGGCGTCGAGAACGCCAACGTGACCGAATCCCTTGACACCACCAGCACCGAGAACAAGCTCAATCCCTGAGGATTTGAGAGTCATGATGACCTCCATTTGTAGAGGGGGGTTGAAGATAAGAGACGGATTGCAGGAACGGTTTTGTCAGACCGCAAAAGCCAGAGACTTAGTTGTGACGTCCTGCAGGGCGTCGTTAGTTGTCTCGCTAATGCCAATCGAAATCTGTCAGACAGAGAGTCTTGGTAAGCCTGGCAGATATAAATTGGCACTGACTTTTAAAAACCGAGTAACTCGGCTTTTAGAAATTAGGGCGGTCAATCACACAGTCCGAAAAGGAGCCAGCGGATGTAGGAAGCTGTAGAAGGCTTGGACGATAGCTGTTGGAAATAAATCTCGGGTGTGTGTGGAAAAAAGAACGTATAGACAAGTTACGAATCCAGAGATTAAAAGACAATAGAGACTTTAGTCTCAGAATTCAAAACAAGCTTACGGTTCTTTTATGATTTCAGCACGCTTTATGAAATACTGAGCCTGCTAAGCCTTTAAGGCTTTGTGACTAATTTATTCAGCTAGCGCTAACACTGCTTAAGAACTCGCACAGCCGACCTATGCACTCTTCGAGATCACCTTGACTGCTAAATCCGTGATCTGCCTGAGCCACACAAAAGCTTGTCAAAAGGTAGCGTGAACTCTCGAAATACGTCTGCCAGTTTTGCAAATTTGTAGACTGCGGCACGATTATGTCATTGGAGCCAGTGATTAAAAGCACCGGTAACTGGCGATTATCTGCATCCAAACTCTGATTGATTTGGGCATACTCTTTGCCTTCAGTAGGTGGCTTGGCCTCTGGCAATTGTGCTTTGAAATCAGCTCCCATTTTAAATAGCGGAGCGTTGATGTAAGCAGAAGTCCTCAGACCATCAAAACCCATGGGATAGCGCCGTTTAAGCTCTCTAGCAAGATCGTAAGGCGACTGGATCAGAGGCAAGCTGGCTAAATGGTGCACTGTTTGTGGCAGACTGAGAGCCGCTATCAAACCACCAAGGCTATAGCCTGCTAAATGCACGCGCTTTTTGCCAGTATGTCCAGTCAGCCACCCTAGAGCAGCTCGTGTGTCCTGCACAAGAGCGCGCGGATGAATATCATCTGTCAGACCGTCGCTTTCGCCGCAGCCTCGACAATCAAAGCGCAACACATCAAAGCCGCTGCAAGTCAGTTCAAAAGCCAATCGGCTAAAAAAGCCATTGTATTCTTGCTTGTTGCCACCAAAGCTATGCACCAGTAAAACTGGCTCCTTTGTCTGTGCTTGCACAGGTGCAGGATGCCAGTTGCCTCGTAAAATAAGGGTCTTGCCGCTACTGTCCAGACCTGACTCAAAAGCGACAGGCTGACCACTTATCTGCAAGCGCAAAGTCGGATCGATAGCAGGCAAACAAAAGTTTTGAGAGCGGTTAGCTGGTTCAGACATGCACGGTATTGTACTACTGGAGCTGTTAGCCTGGCTAAGTCCAGAAATGGTTAACCATGCATGTGATACGAAAGCTTTGCTTCAGTTTGACCCAGCTTCGCTTCACATTCACACAGTTCACCAAAGGCTGCTTCGAGGTCTCCAGGTCCAGCCTTAATGCCGCATTTACCACCGCTATTGGGAAACGACATGGCATCTTTGATCTGGTCGATTTGTACCAACAGTCGTTCTCTTTTGGCGAGCAGACTTCTGTGTTCGCCCTGTAGCTGATCTCGCTCTTCCATTTCGAGACCGTCTCTAGCTTTTAGATTGGCTTGATGGATGCGGGTATCGCTGTCTACCCCCTCAAAAAAACAATGCAAAATCCAGAGCGCGGAGATAAATAGGCCAAACAAGCCCACTGCTAGAGCTGTTATCAGCGCTACAGTCATTTGTGCAAATTGCCATGTCCATGCCGATATTGCTTCCAGCCATTCGGCTGTAAAGTCTTTGCTGTCTTCTGTGATGCGACATTGTTCCAGGCAAGTATTGCACCACCAGCCAGCATTGCTGTGAGTGTGGTTGTGAGATTCCAGTTGGACCCATTGTACGGTGTGATTGTTGCTCATCGGTTTTGACCCAGAGGGTGGTTGAGGCTGTCTTTGATATTGTCAAAGACTAGGCAAAAGAGGCTCTGGCTCCAATGTGTGATCGCACATATGGGGCGCAAAAAATTGGCAGATCAGATACAGATTGGTCATAAGCGGATGCCAAGTTGGAACCTAACCCCGCCTGGTCGGTCGGCTATAAGGTCGATAACATGGGCGGAGAACAAAATGATGATTAACACCAGAAACAGGGCCATTGAAGCTCGCACAAAAGATTTTTTGGATGGTGTCAACAGCTCGGGAGATCCGCCTATCTATAAACTGACCCCAGAAGCCGCTCGTAAAGTCCTGGAAGATGTGCAGTCCGGCACTGTTGCTGATCCAGAAGTGACCGAAAGCGAATTGACAATTGTTGGACCATACGGCAAAGAGCTAAAAATATTTCTCTTTAAACCTGTTGCCAGAGCTAGTAAAAACTCAAATAATGGCAACAGAGAACACAAAAAGGCACTGCCAGTGATACTGTATTGCCACGGTGCTGGTTGGGTGATGGGGAGCAAAAATACGCACCGTCGCTTAGTGCAAGAGTTGGCGGCAGGAGCCGATGCCTGTCTCGCTTTTGTTGAGTACAGCCGCTCTCCTGAAGCTAAGTTTCCGCTGGCCATTGAAGAGTGTGACAGTGCCCTGAATTATTTGCTGAGTGAAGGTGAAAAGCTCGGTCTCAATCCACATAAACTGGCACTGGCTGGAGACAGCGTTGGGGGCAATATGGCAATTGCGCTGGCCAATCTTTGTGCCCAGAAGAAAAATGTTGCTCCACTTTTGCAAGTTTTGTTTTATCCAGTTACTGATTTTGGCTTTGAAACTGGCTCCTACAAAGAATTTGCTGAGGGGCACTTCCTTACAAAAGAGGCTATGAAATGGTTTTGGGAGCAATATTTGCCCAGCGAAAGTGAAGGTAGTAGTGCTATGGCATCGCCACTAAAGATGGAAATGACACGTCTGCAGGCAATGCCCAAAACTCTTTTGATTACCGCAGAGTGTGACGTATTGAGGGATGAAGGTGAGGCTTTTGCTGCTCGACTGATTGAAGCTGGTGTGGATGTGACTGCTATGCGGATGCTTGGCACTATTCATGACTTTGTCATGCTCAGTCCTCTAGCCAAAACACCAGCAACCCGTTGTGCTATTGCTGTAGCAACTGCAATGCTCAAAGAAGCTCTGCATTAGTAGAGACCTCTGCGCTGGTTTATTTAACCCAGTAAAAAACGCATTGCTCGCTGGCAAACACAGTGCAGCGCAAATTTATTTTGGCGCAGTGCTCGTGTCAAGTTGGCGTCAACTTGCTCTGCTAGATTGTCTCCATCGGTTGCAACAGGCAATTTTCTTGGAGGTCAGTATGAATAATGAAGTAGCGCGTCCTGAGTCACAGCTGGCACAAACGCCGGAGAGGGCGCAAAGCCAAAATACTAAGGAGCTTCTGGCTAACGAAGCCTGGCAGAAACCGGGCATTAGTAAATGTGATTTTGGCGCGCTTAAAGGCGGTTGTGGCAATCTGCCTGAGCAGGATGGTAATAGCGCCTGGCAGCGAGCCGAAACCCAGGAGAGATTGGGTGGTAAGTTGCCTGTGCCCAGGCTGCCTGATGACAGTGGTGCGCAAAAGCCAAACAAGTTGCAAAAGCCTCAAGATGGCAAAGAGCAACATAAAGAGGCTGAGGGTTCAATATACTTTGGACCAATTGTTCCTGTGCCTGAGCAAAAGCTCAAAGCAGGTAAAGCGTATAAGTAATCCCTGAGGAGCCTGAAGCGTTTATGCTTTGGGCTTTT includes:
- a CDS encoding patatin-like phospholipase family protein, yielding MTLKSSGIELVLGAGGVKGFGHVGVLDAIHELNIPIQSVTGVSVGSLVAVLYANGYTPDEIFAELVHGLTERNNPNLIFKCLTPADPFSLMVGGPIDLSVSMQEMVDRLKLKANDQLKIVACDILRHEPVVFEGSDYGTLSLAKALTASCALPTVLRPVWHQDGMAPRLLVDGAVYHYNPIDFCANGAIVSTFRTVTEMPKEFKSPFDVYFHLREQYAPIAGHRRHVDPHKHIVLEIGLTDVAGLNFGVDYDKCLAMRAEAKATALKGLKEAIAAGRVPTMVV
- a CDS encoding alpha/beta fold hydrolase codes for the protein MSEPANRSQNFCLPAIDPTLRLQISGQPVAFESGLDSSGKTLILRGNWHPAPVQAQTKEPVLLVHSFGGNKQEYNGFFSRLAFELTCSGFDVLRFDCRGCGESDGLTDDIHPRALVQDTRAALGWLTGHTGKKRVHLAGYSLGGLIAALSLPQTVHHLASLPLIQSPYDLARELKRRYPMGFDGLRTSAYINAPLFKMGADFKAQLPEAKPPTEGKEYAQINQSLDADNRQLPVLLITGSNDIIVPQSTNLQNWQTYFESSRYLLTSFCVAQADHGFSSQGDLEECIGRLCEFLSSVSAS
- a CDS encoding alpha/beta hydrolase; translated protein: MINTRNRAIEARTKDFLDGVNSSGDPPIYKLTPEAARKVLEDVQSGTVADPEVTESELTIVGPYGKELKIFLFKPVARASKNSNNGNREHKKALPVILYCHGAGWVMGSKNTHRRLVQELAAGADACLAFVEYSRSPEAKFPLAIEECDSALNYLLSEGEKLGLNPHKLALAGDSVGGNMAIALANLCAQKKNVAPLLQVLFYPVTDFGFETGSYKEFAEGHFLTKEAMKWFWEQYLPSESEGSSAMASPLKMEMTRLQAMPKTLLITAECDVLRDEGEAFAARLIEAGVDVTAMRMLGTIHDFVMLSPLAKTPATRCAIAVATAMLKEALH